From a single Stigmatopora argus isolate UIUO_Sarg chromosome 4, RoL_Sarg_1.0, whole genome shotgun sequence genomic region:
- the u2af2a gene encoding U2 small nuclear RNA auxiliary factor 2a isoform X7, which produces MSDFDEFERQLSENKQGALAERDKENRHHRRSGSRSRSRDRKRRSRDRDRRSRDRRGDSKDRRHRRSRSPHREKKKIKVKKYWDVPPPGFENISPMQYKAMQAAGQIPATALLPTMTPDGLAVTPTPVPVVGSQMTRQARRLYVGNIPFGITEESMMDFFNAQMRLGGLTQAPGNPVLAVQINQDKNFAFLEFRSVDETTQAMAFDGIIFQGQSLKIRRPHDYQPLPGMSENPSVYVPGTQTINGLVVNTGVVSTVVPDSAHKLFIGGLPNYLNDDQVKELLTSFGPLKAFNLVKDSATGLSKGYAFCEYVDVNLNDQAIAGLNGMQLGDKKLLVQRASVGSKNATLTSINQTPVTLQVPGLNSTVTQMGGLPTEVLCLMNMVAPEELLDDEEYEEIVEDVRDECSKYGQVKSIEIPRPVDGLEVPGTGKIFVEFMSVFDSQKAMQGLTGRKFANRVVVTKYCDPDAYHRRDFW; this is translated from the exons ATGTCGGATTTCGACGAATTTGAGCGGCAGCTATCCGAAAATAAGCAAGGTG CCCTAGCTGAGCGGGATAAAGAGAACCGGCACCACCGCCGCTCCGGCTCTCGCAGCCGCAGCCGAGACAGGAAAAGGAGGAGCAGAGACAGGGACAGACGTTCCCGGGATCGCCGTGGCGATAGTAAGGATCGCAGACACAGACGCAG CCGTTCTCCGCACCGTGAGAAGAAGAAGATAAAGGTGAAGAAGTACTGGGATGTCCCGCCACCCGGTTTTGAAAACATCAGCCCCATGCAGTACAAAGCCATGCAAG CTGCCGGTCAGATCCCAGCAACAGCCCTCTTGCCCACCATGACTCCAGACGGCCTGGCCGTCACCCCCACCCCGGTGCCCGTGGTGGGGAGCCAGATGACCCGACAGGCTCGAAGGCTTTACGTGGGAAACATCCCCTTTGGGATCACTGAG GAGTCAATGATGGACTTCTTTAATGCTCAGATGCGTCTGGGTGGTCTCACTCAGGCGCCGGGAAACCCGGTGCTTGCGGTGCAGATCAATCAAGATAAAAACTTTGCCTTCCTTGAG tttCGCTCAGTGGATGAGACAACACAGGCAATGGCTTTTGACGGAATCATCTTTCAAGGTCAAAGCCTAAAAATACGCCGTCCCCACGATTACCAGCCACTGCCGGGCATGAGCGAGAACCCCAGTGTCTATGTGCCTGGTACACAGACAATTAATG GTCTTGTTGTCAACACAGGAGTGGTCTCCACAGTAGTGCCCGACTCGGCCCACAAACTCTTCATCGGCGGGCTGCCCAACTACTTAAATGACGACCAG GTCAAGGAGCTTTTGACGTCTTTTGGCCCTCTGAAGGCCTTCAACCTGGTCAAGGACAGTGCTACCGGCCTGTCTAAAGGATACGCTTTCTGTGAATATGTCGACGTCAACCTAAACGACCAG GCGATTGCCGGGCTTAACGGCATGCAACTGGGAGACAAGAAACTCCTGGTGCAGCGGGCCAGTGTGGGATCAAAGAACGCAACTCTG ACCAGCATAAACCAGACCCCCGTCACGCTGCAGGTGCCCGGCCTGAACAGCACCGTCACCCAAATGGGCGGCTTGCCCACCGAGGTGCTCTGCCTGATGAACATGGTGGCACCGGAGGAGTTGCTTGACGACGAAGAGTACGAGGAGATTGTGGAAGACGTCCGGGACGAGTGTAGCAAGTACGGCCAGGTCAAGAGCATCGAGATCCCGCGGCCCGTCGATGGCCTGGAAGTGCCCGGCACTGGCAAG ATCTTTGTGGAGTTCATGTCTGTGTTCGACTCCCAGAAAGCCATGCAGGGCTTGACCGGAAGGAAGTTTGCCAACAGAGTAGTGGTGACCAAGTACTGCGACCCAGACGCGTACCATCGCCGGGACTTCTGGTAG
- the u2af2a gene encoding U2 small nuclear RNA auxiliary factor 2a isoform X5 has product MSDFDEFERQLSENKQAERDKENRHHRRSGSRSRSRDRKRRSRDRDRRSRDRRGDSKDRRHRRSSPPSYPQDKTASRSPHREKKKIKVKKYWDVPPPGFENISPMQYKAMQAAGQIPATALLPTMTPDGLAVTPTPVPVVGSQMTRQARRLYVGNIPFGITEESMMDFFNAQMRLGGLTQAPGNPVLAVQINQDKNFAFLEFRSVDETTQAMAFDGIIFQGQSLKIRRPHDYQPLPGMSENPSVYVPGTQTINGVVSTVVPDSAHKLFIGGLPNYLNDDQVKELLTSFGPLKAFNLVKDSATGLSKGYAFCEYVDVNLNDQAIAGLNGMQLGDKKLLVQRASVGSKNATLTSINQTPVTLQVPGLNSTVTQMGGLPTEVLCLMNMVAPEELLDDEEYEEIVEDVRDECSKYGQVKSIEIPRPVDGLEVPGTGKIFVEFMSVFDSQKAMQGLTGRKFANRVVVTKYCDPDAYHRRDFW; this is encoded by the exons ATGTCGGATTTCGACGAATTTGAGCGGCAGCTATCCGAAAATAAGCAAG CTGAGCGGGATAAAGAGAACCGGCACCACCGCCGCTCCGGCTCTCGCAGCCGCAGCCGAGACAGGAAAAGGAGGAGCAGAGACAGGGACAGACGTTCCCGGGATCGCCGTGGCGATAGTAAGGATCGCAGACACAGACGCAG CTCACCACCGAGCTACCCACAggacaaaactgcaag CCGTTCTCCGCACCGTGAGAAGAAGAAGATAAAGGTGAAGAAGTACTGGGATGTCCCGCCACCCGGTTTTGAAAACATCAGCCCCATGCAGTACAAAGCCATGCAAG CTGCCGGTCAGATCCCAGCAACAGCCCTCTTGCCCACCATGACTCCAGACGGCCTGGCCGTCACCCCCACCCCGGTGCCCGTGGTGGGGAGCCAGATGACCCGACAGGCTCGAAGGCTTTACGTGGGAAACATCCCCTTTGGGATCACTGAG GAGTCAATGATGGACTTCTTTAATGCTCAGATGCGTCTGGGTGGTCTCACTCAGGCGCCGGGAAACCCGGTGCTTGCGGTGCAGATCAATCAAGATAAAAACTTTGCCTTCCTTGAG tttCGCTCAGTGGATGAGACAACACAGGCAATGGCTTTTGACGGAATCATCTTTCAAGGTCAAAGCCTAAAAATACGCCGTCCCCACGATTACCAGCCACTGCCGGGCATGAGCGAGAACCCCAGTGTCTATGTGCCTGGTACACAGACAATTAATG GAGTGGTCTCCACAGTAGTGCCCGACTCGGCCCACAAACTCTTCATCGGCGGGCTGCCCAACTACTTAAATGACGACCAG GTCAAGGAGCTTTTGACGTCTTTTGGCCCTCTGAAGGCCTTCAACCTGGTCAAGGACAGTGCTACCGGCCTGTCTAAAGGATACGCTTTCTGTGAATATGTCGACGTCAACCTAAACGACCAG GCGATTGCCGGGCTTAACGGCATGCAACTGGGAGACAAGAAACTCCTGGTGCAGCGGGCCAGTGTGGGATCAAAGAACGCAACTCTG ACCAGCATAAACCAGACCCCCGTCACGCTGCAGGTGCCCGGCCTGAACAGCACCGTCACCCAAATGGGCGGCTTGCCCACCGAGGTGCTCTGCCTGATGAACATGGTGGCACCGGAGGAGTTGCTTGACGACGAAGAGTACGAGGAGATTGTGGAAGACGTCCGGGACGAGTGTAGCAAGTACGGCCAGGTCAAGAGCATCGAGATCCCGCGGCCCGTCGATGGCCTGGAAGTGCCCGGCACTGGCAAG ATCTTTGTGGAGTTCATGTCTGTGTTCGACTCCCAGAAAGCCATGCAGGGCTTGACCGGAAGGAAGTTTGCCAACAGAGTAGTGGTGACCAAGTACTGCGACCCAGACGCGTACCATCGCCGGGACTTCTGGTAG
- the u2af2a gene encoding U2 small nuclear RNA auxiliary factor 2a isoform X3 produces MSDFDEFERQLSENKQGALAERDKENRHHRRSGSRSRSRDRKRRSRDRDRRSRDRRGDSKDRRHRRSSPPSYPQDKTASRSPHREKKKIKVKKYWDVPPPGFENISPMQYKAMQAAGQIPATALLPTMTPDGLAVTPTPVPVVGSQMTRQARRLYVGNIPFGITEESMMDFFNAQMRLGGLTQAPGNPVLAVQINQDKNFAFLEFRSVDETTQAMAFDGIIFQGQSLKIRRPHDYQPLPGMSENPSVYVPGTQTINGVVSTVVPDSAHKLFIGGLPNYLNDDQVKELLTSFGPLKAFNLVKDSATGLSKGYAFCEYVDVNLNDQAIAGLNGMQLGDKKLLVQRASVGSKNATLTSINQTPVTLQVPGLNSTVTQMGGLPTEVLCLMNMVAPEELLDDEEYEEIVEDVRDECSKYGQVKSIEIPRPVDGLEVPGTGKIFVEFMSVFDSQKAMQGLTGRKFANRVVVTKYCDPDAYHRRDFW; encoded by the exons ATGTCGGATTTCGACGAATTTGAGCGGCAGCTATCCGAAAATAAGCAAGGTG CCCTAGCTGAGCGGGATAAAGAGAACCGGCACCACCGCCGCTCCGGCTCTCGCAGCCGCAGCCGAGACAGGAAAAGGAGGAGCAGAGACAGGGACAGACGTTCCCGGGATCGCCGTGGCGATAGTAAGGATCGCAGACACAGACGCAG CTCACCACCGAGCTACCCACAggacaaaactgcaag CCGTTCTCCGCACCGTGAGAAGAAGAAGATAAAGGTGAAGAAGTACTGGGATGTCCCGCCACCCGGTTTTGAAAACATCAGCCCCATGCAGTACAAAGCCATGCAAG CTGCCGGTCAGATCCCAGCAACAGCCCTCTTGCCCACCATGACTCCAGACGGCCTGGCCGTCACCCCCACCCCGGTGCCCGTGGTGGGGAGCCAGATGACCCGACAGGCTCGAAGGCTTTACGTGGGAAACATCCCCTTTGGGATCACTGAG GAGTCAATGATGGACTTCTTTAATGCTCAGATGCGTCTGGGTGGTCTCACTCAGGCGCCGGGAAACCCGGTGCTTGCGGTGCAGATCAATCAAGATAAAAACTTTGCCTTCCTTGAG tttCGCTCAGTGGATGAGACAACACAGGCAATGGCTTTTGACGGAATCATCTTTCAAGGTCAAAGCCTAAAAATACGCCGTCCCCACGATTACCAGCCACTGCCGGGCATGAGCGAGAACCCCAGTGTCTATGTGCCTGGTACACAGACAATTAATG GAGTGGTCTCCACAGTAGTGCCCGACTCGGCCCACAAACTCTTCATCGGCGGGCTGCCCAACTACTTAAATGACGACCAG GTCAAGGAGCTTTTGACGTCTTTTGGCCCTCTGAAGGCCTTCAACCTGGTCAAGGACAGTGCTACCGGCCTGTCTAAAGGATACGCTTTCTGTGAATATGTCGACGTCAACCTAAACGACCAG GCGATTGCCGGGCTTAACGGCATGCAACTGGGAGACAAGAAACTCCTGGTGCAGCGGGCCAGTGTGGGATCAAAGAACGCAACTCTG ACCAGCATAAACCAGACCCCCGTCACGCTGCAGGTGCCCGGCCTGAACAGCACCGTCACCCAAATGGGCGGCTTGCCCACCGAGGTGCTCTGCCTGATGAACATGGTGGCACCGGAGGAGTTGCTTGACGACGAAGAGTACGAGGAGATTGTGGAAGACGTCCGGGACGAGTGTAGCAAGTACGGCCAGGTCAAGAGCATCGAGATCCCGCGGCCCGTCGATGGCCTGGAAGTGCCCGGCACTGGCAAG ATCTTTGTGGAGTTCATGTCTGTGTTCGACTCCCAGAAAGCCATGCAGGGCTTGACCGGAAGGAAGTTTGCCAACAGAGTAGTGGTGACCAAGTACTGCGACCCAGACGCGTACCATCGCCGGGACTTCTGGTAG
- the u2af2a gene encoding U2 small nuclear RNA auxiliary factor 2a isoform X6, with the protein MSDFDEFERQLSENKQGALAERDKENRHHRRSGSRSRSRDRKRRSRDRDRRSRDRRGDSKDRRHRRSSPPSYPQDKTASRSPHREKKKIKVKKYWDVPPPGFENISPMQYKAMQAAGQIPATALLPTMTPDGLAVTPTPVPVVGSQMTRQARRLYVGNIPFGITEESMMDFFNAQMRLGGLTQAPGNPVLAVQINQDKNFAFLEFRSVDETTQAMAFDGIIFQGQSLKIRRPHDYQPLPGMSENPSVYVPGVVSTVVPDSAHKLFIGGLPNYLNDDQVKELLTSFGPLKAFNLVKDSATGLSKGYAFCEYVDVNLNDQAIAGLNGMQLGDKKLLVQRASVGSKNATLTSINQTPVTLQVPGLNSTVTQMGGLPTEVLCLMNMVAPEELLDDEEYEEIVEDVRDECSKYGQVKSIEIPRPVDGLEVPGTGKIFVEFMSVFDSQKAMQGLTGRKFANRVVVTKYCDPDAYHRRDFW; encoded by the exons ATGTCGGATTTCGACGAATTTGAGCGGCAGCTATCCGAAAATAAGCAAGGTG CCCTAGCTGAGCGGGATAAAGAGAACCGGCACCACCGCCGCTCCGGCTCTCGCAGCCGCAGCCGAGACAGGAAAAGGAGGAGCAGAGACAGGGACAGACGTTCCCGGGATCGCCGTGGCGATAGTAAGGATCGCAGACACAGACGCAG CTCACCACCGAGCTACCCACAggacaaaactgcaag CCGTTCTCCGCACCGTGAGAAGAAGAAGATAAAGGTGAAGAAGTACTGGGATGTCCCGCCACCCGGTTTTGAAAACATCAGCCCCATGCAGTACAAAGCCATGCAAG CTGCCGGTCAGATCCCAGCAACAGCCCTCTTGCCCACCATGACTCCAGACGGCCTGGCCGTCACCCCCACCCCGGTGCCCGTGGTGGGGAGCCAGATGACCCGACAGGCTCGAAGGCTTTACGTGGGAAACATCCCCTTTGGGATCACTGAG GAGTCAATGATGGACTTCTTTAATGCTCAGATGCGTCTGGGTGGTCTCACTCAGGCGCCGGGAAACCCGGTGCTTGCGGTGCAGATCAATCAAGATAAAAACTTTGCCTTCCTTGAG tttCGCTCAGTGGATGAGACAACACAGGCAATGGCTTTTGACGGAATCATCTTTCAAGGTCAAAGCCTAAAAATACGCCGTCCCCACGATTACCAGCCACTGCCGGGCATGAGCGAGAACCCCAGTGTCTATGTGCCTG GAGTGGTCTCCACAGTAGTGCCCGACTCGGCCCACAAACTCTTCATCGGCGGGCTGCCCAACTACTTAAATGACGACCAG GTCAAGGAGCTTTTGACGTCTTTTGGCCCTCTGAAGGCCTTCAACCTGGTCAAGGACAGTGCTACCGGCCTGTCTAAAGGATACGCTTTCTGTGAATATGTCGACGTCAACCTAAACGACCAG GCGATTGCCGGGCTTAACGGCATGCAACTGGGAGACAAGAAACTCCTGGTGCAGCGGGCCAGTGTGGGATCAAAGAACGCAACTCTG ACCAGCATAAACCAGACCCCCGTCACGCTGCAGGTGCCCGGCCTGAACAGCACCGTCACCCAAATGGGCGGCTTGCCCACCGAGGTGCTCTGCCTGATGAACATGGTGGCACCGGAGGAGTTGCTTGACGACGAAGAGTACGAGGAGATTGTGGAAGACGTCCGGGACGAGTGTAGCAAGTACGGCCAGGTCAAGAGCATCGAGATCCCGCGGCCCGTCGATGGCCTGGAAGTGCCCGGCACTGGCAAG ATCTTTGTGGAGTTCATGTCTGTGTTCGACTCCCAGAAAGCCATGCAGGGCTTGACCGGAAGGAAGTTTGCCAACAGAGTAGTGGTGACCAAGTACTGCGACCCAGACGCGTACCATCGCCGGGACTTCTGGTAG
- the u2af2a gene encoding U2 small nuclear RNA auxiliary factor 2a isoform X9: protein MSDFDEFERQLSENKQAERDKENRHHRRSGSRSRSRDRKRRSRDRDRRSRDRRGDSKDRRHRRSRSPHREKKKIKVKKYWDVPPPGFENISPMQYKAMQAAGQIPATALLPTMTPDGLAVTPTPVPVVGSQMTRQARRLYVGNIPFGITEESMMDFFNAQMRLGGLTQAPGNPVLAVQINQDKNFAFLEFRSVDETTQAMAFDGIIFQGQSLKIRRPHDYQPLPGMSENPSVYVPGVVSTVVPDSAHKLFIGGLPNYLNDDQVKELLTSFGPLKAFNLVKDSATGLSKGYAFCEYVDVNLNDQAIAGLNGMQLGDKKLLVQRASVGSKNATLTSINQTPVTLQVPGLNSTVTQMGGLPTEVLCLMNMVAPEELLDDEEYEEIVEDVRDECSKYGQVKSIEIPRPVDGLEVPGTGKIFVEFMSVFDSQKAMQGLTGRKFANRVVVTKYCDPDAYHRRDFW from the exons ATGTCGGATTTCGACGAATTTGAGCGGCAGCTATCCGAAAATAAGCAAG CTGAGCGGGATAAAGAGAACCGGCACCACCGCCGCTCCGGCTCTCGCAGCCGCAGCCGAGACAGGAAAAGGAGGAGCAGAGACAGGGACAGACGTTCCCGGGATCGCCGTGGCGATAGTAAGGATCGCAGACACAGACGCAG CCGTTCTCCGCACCGTGAGAAGAAGAAGATAAAGGTGAAGAAGTACTGGGATGTCCCGCCACCCGGTTTTGAAAACATCAGCCCCATGCAGTACAAAGCCATGCAAG CTGCCGGTCAGATCCCAGCAACAGCCCTCTTGCCCACCATGACTCCAGACGGCCTGGCCGTCACCCCCACCCCGGTGCCCGTGGTGGGGAGCCAGATGACCCGACAGGCTCGAAGGCTTTACGTGGGAAACATCCCCTTTGGGATCACTGAG GAGTCAATGATGGACTTCTTTAATGCTCAGATGCGTCTGGGTGGTCTCACTCAGGCGCCGGGAAACCCGGTGCTTGCGGTGCAGATCAATCAAGATAAAAACTTTGCCTTCCTTGAG tttCGCTCAGTGGATGAGACAACACAGGCAATGGCTTTTGACGGAATCATCTTTCAAGGTCAAAGCCTAAAAATACGCCGTCCCCACGATTACCAGCCACTGCCGGGCATGAGCGAGAACCCCAGTGTCTATGTGCCTG GAGTGGTCTCCACAGTAGTGCCCGACTCGGCCCACAAACTCTTCATCGGCGGGCTGCCCAACTACTTAAATGACGACCAG GTCAAGGAGCTTTTGACGTCTTTTGGCCCTCTGAAGGCCTTCAACCTGGTCAAGGACAGTGCTACCGGCCTGTCTAAAGGATACGCTTTCTGTGAATATGTCGACGTCAACCTAAACGACCAG GCGATTGCCGGGCTTAACGGCATGCAACTGGGAGACAAGAAACTCCTGGTGCAGCGGGCCAGTGTGGGATCAAAGAACGCAACTCTG ACCAGCATAAACCAGACCCCCGTCACGCTGCAGGTGCCCGGCCTGAACAGCACCGTCACCCAAATGGGCGGCTTGCCCACCGAGGTGCTCTGCCTGATGAACATGGTGGCACCGGAGGAGTTGCTTGACGACGAAGAGTACGAGGAGATTGTGGAAGACGTCCGGGACGAGTGTAGCAAGTACGGCCAGGTCAAGAGCATCGAGATCCCGCGGCCCGTCGATGGCCTGGAAGTGCCCGGCACTGGCAAG ATCTTTGTGGAGTTCATGTCTGTGTTCGACTCCCAGAAAGCCATGCAGGGCTTGACCGGAAGGAAGTTTGCCAACAGAGTAGTGGTGACCAAGTACTGCGACCCAGACGCGTACCATCGCCGGGACTTCTGGTAG
- the u2af2a gene encoding U2 small nuclear RNA auxiliary factor 2a isoform X2: protein MSDFDEFERQLSENKQAERDKENRHHRRSGSRSRSRDRKRRSRDRDRRSRDRRGDSKDRRHRRSSPPSYPQDKTASRSPHREKKKIKVKKYWDVPPPGFENISPMQYKAMQAAGQIPATALLPTMTPDGLAVTPTPVPVVGSQMTRQARRLYVGNIPFGITEESMMDFFNAQMRLGGLTQAPGNPVLAVQINQDKNFAFLEFRSVDETTQAMAFDGIIFQGQSLKIRRPHDYQPLPGMSENPSVYVPGTQTINGLVVNTGVVSTVVPDSAHKLFIGGLPNYLNDDQVKELLTSFGPLKAFNLVKDSATGLSKGYAFCEYVDVNLNDQAIAGLNGMQLGDKKLLVQRASVGSKNATLTSINQTPVTLQVPGLNSTVTQMGGLPTEVLCLMNMVAPEELLDDEEYEEIVEDVRDECSKYGQVKSIEIPRPVDGLEVPGTGKIFVEFMSVFDSQKAMQGLTGRKFANRVVVTKYCDPDAYHRRDFW from the exons ATGTCGGATTTCGACGAATTTGAGCGGCAGCTATCCGAAAATAAGCAAG CTGAGCGGGATAAAGAGAACCGGCACCACCGCCGCTCCGGCTCTCGCAGCCGCAGCCGAGACAGGAAAAGGAGGAGCAGAGACAGGGACAGACGTTCCCGGGATCGCCGTGGCGATAGTAAGGATCGCAGACACAGACGCAG CTCACCACCGAGCTACCCACAggacaaaactgcaag CCGTTCTCCGCACCGTGAGAAGAAGAAGATAAAGGTGAAGAAGTACTGGGATGTCCCGCCACCCGGTTTTGAAAACATCAGCCCCATGCAGTACAAAGCCATGCAAG CTGCCGGTCAGATCCCAGCAACAGCCCTCTTGCCCACCATGACTCCAGACGGCCTGGCCGTCACCCCCACCCCGGTGCCCGTGGTGGGGAGCCAGATGACCCGACAGGCTCGAAGGCTTTACGTGGGAAACATCCCCTTTGGGATCACTGAG GAGTCAATGATGGACTTCTTTAATGCTCAGATGCGTCTGGGTGGTCTCACTCAGGCGCCGGGAAACCCGGTGCTTGCGGTGCAGATCAATCAAGATAAAAACTTTGCCTTCCTTGAG tttCGCTCAGTGGATGAGACAACACAGGCAATGGCTTTTGACGGAATCATCTTTCAAGGTCAAAGCCTAAAAATACGCCGTCCCCACGATTACCAGCCACTGCCGGGCATGAGCGAGAACCCCAGTGTCTATGTGCCTGGTACACAGACAATTAATG GTCTTGTTGTCAACACAGGAGTGGTCTCCACAGTAGTGCCCGACTCGGCCCACAAACTCTTCATCGGCGGGCTGCCCAACTACTTAAATGACGACCAG GTCAAGGAGCTTTTGACGTCTTTTGGCCCTCTGAAGGCCTTCAACCTGGTCAAGGACAGTGCTACCGGCCTGTCTAAAGGATACGCTTTCTGTGAATATGTCGACGTCAACCTAAACGACCAG GCGATTGCCGGGCTTAACGGCATGCAACTGGGAGACAAGAAACTCCTGGTGCAGCGGGCCAGTGTGGGATCAAAGAACGCAACTCTG ACCAGCATAAACCAGACCCCCGTCACGCTGCAGGTGCCCGGCCTGAACAGCACCGTCACCCAAATGGGCGGCTTGCCCACCGAGGTGCTCTGCCTGATGAACATGGTGGCACCGGAGGAGTTGCTTGACGACGAAGAGTACGAGGAGATTGTGGAAGACGTCCGGGACGAGTGTAGCAAGTACGGCCAGGTCAAGAGCATCGAGATCCCGCGGCCCGTCGATGGCCTGGAAGTGCCCGGCACTGGCAAG ATCTTTGTGGAGTTCATGTCTGTGTTCGACTCCCAGAAAGCCATGCAGGGCTTGACCGGAAGGAAGTTTGCCAACAGAGTAGTGGTGACCAAGTACTGCGACCCAGACGCGTACCATCGCCGGGACTTCTGGTAG
- the u2af2a gene encoding U2 small nuclear RNA auxiliary factor 2a isoform X8 → MSDFDEFERQLSENKQAERDKENRHHRRSGSRSRSRDRKRRSRDRDRRSRDRRGDSKDRRHRRSRSPHREKKKIKVKKYWDVPPPGFENISPMQYKAMQAAGQIPATALLPTMTPDGLAVTPTPVPVVGSQMTRQARRLYVGNIPFGITEESMMDFFNAQMRLGGLTQAPGNPVLAVQINQDKNFAFLEFRSVDETTQAMAFDGIIFQGQSLKIRRPHDYQPLPGMSENPSVYVPGTQTINGLVVNTGVVSTVVPDSAHKLFIGGLPNYLNDDQVKELLTSFGPLKAFNLVKDSATGLSKGYAFCEYVDVNLNDQAIAGLNGMQLGDKKLLVQRASVGSKNATLTSINQTPVTLQVPGLNSTVTQMGGLPTEVLCLMNMVAPEELLDDEEYEEIVEDVRDECSKYGQVKSIEIPRPVDGLEVPGTGKIFVEFMSVFDSQKAMQGLTGRKFANRVVVTKYCDPDAYHRRDFW, encoded by the exons ATGTCGGATTTCGACGAATTTGAGCGGCAGCTATCCGAAAATAAGCAAG CTGAGCGGGATAAAGAGAACCGGCACCACCGCCGCTCCGGCTCTCGCAGCCGCAGCCGAGACAGGAAAAGGAGGAGCAGAGACAGGGACAGACGTTCCCGGGATCGCCGTGGCGATAGTAAGGATCGCAGACACAGACGCAG CCGTTCTCCGCACCGTGAGAAGAAGAAGATAAAGGTGAAGAAGTACTGGGATGTCCCGCCACCCGGTTTTGAAAACATCAGCCCCATGCAGTACAAAGCCATGCAAG CTGCCGGTCAGATCCCAGCAACAGCCCTCTTGCCCACCATGACTCCAGACGGCCTGGCCGTCACCCCCACCCCGGTGCCCGTGGTGGGGAGCCAGATGACCCGACAGGCTCGAAGGCTTTACGTGGGAAACATCCCCTTTGGGATCACTGAG GAGTCAATGATGGACTTCTTTAATGCTCAGATGCGTCTGGGTGGTCTCACTCAGGCGCCGGGAAACCCGGTGCTTGCGGTGCAGATCAATCAAGATAAAAACTTTGCCTTCCTTGAG tttCGCTCAGTGGATGAGACAACACAGGCAATGGCTTTTGACGGAATCATCTTTCAAGGTCAAAGCCTAAAAATACGCCGTCCCCACGATTACCAGCCACTGCCGGGCATGAGCGAGAACCCCAGTGTCTATGTGCCTGGTACACAGACAATTAATG GTCTTGTTGTCAACACAGGAGTGGTCTCCACAGTAGTGCCCGACTCGGCCCACAAACTCTTCATCGGCGGGCTGCCCAACTACTTAAATGACGACCAG GTCAAGGAGCTTTTGACGTCTTTTGGCCCTCTGAAGGCCTTCAACCTGGTCAAGGACAGTGCTACCGGCCTGTCTAAAGGATACGCTTTCTGTGAATATGTCGACGTCAACCTAAACGACCAG GCGATTGCCGGGCTTAACGGCATGCAACTGGGAGACAAGAAACTCCTGGTGCAGCGGGCCAGTGTGGGATCAAAGAACGCAACTCTG ACCAGCATAAACCAGACCCCCGTCACGCTGCAGGTGCCCGGCCTGAACAGCACCGTCACCCAAATGGGCGGCTTGCCCACCGAGGTGCTCTGCCTGATGAACATGGTGGCACCGGAGGAGTTGCTTGACGACGAAGAGTACGAGGAGATTGTGGAAGACGTCCGGGACGAGTGTAGCAAGTACGGCCAGGTCAAGAGCATCGAGATCCCGCGGCCCGTCGATGGCCTGGAAGTGCCCGGCACTGGCAAG ATCTTTGTGGAGTTCATGTCTGTGTTCGACTCCCAGAAAGCCATGCAGGGCTTGACCGGAAGGAAGTTTGCCAACAGAGTAGTGGTGACCAAGTACTGCGACCCAGACGCGTACCATCGCCGGGACTTCTGGTAG